The Desulfobaccales bacterium genome has a window encoding:
- a CDS encoding pyridoxal phosphate-dependent aminotransferase: MSPMEKQPFSPDVSRRARDITPFLVMDILERAKELERAGRHIIHLEIGEPDFPTPAPVVAAAQAAMAAGETQYTHSQGLWELREALCAHYLATYGVHLSPEQFIITSGTSPAMLLIFAGLLDAGDEVILTDPAYACYPNFLRLVDAVPHRVPVREEDGFCLRPEDLPRHLSRRTKAIIINSPANPTGTVLPPQTLAELARLEPYIISDEIYHGLVYEGKEHSILEFTDRAFVINGFSKLYAMTGWRLGYLIAPRDFIRPLQRLMQNFFISANAFVQRAGIAALTQAGPEVARMRAVFDERRRFLVAGLRRLGFRIPVEPTGAFYVFVNARHLSSDSYALAFDILEQAGVGVTPGIDFGPGGEGFLRFSYANSLENLAEALRRLEAYLAARPVRTAGP, from the coding sequence ATGAGTCCGATGGAAAAGCAGCCCTTCTCCCCTGACGTCTCCCGCCGGGCCCGGGACATCACTCCGTTTCTGGTGATGGACATCCTGGAGCGGGCCAAGGAGCTGGAGCGGGCCGGCCGCCACATCATCCACCTGGAGATCGGCGAGCCCGATTTTCCCACCCCCGCGCCGGTGGTGGCCGCGGCCCAGGCGGCCATGGCCGCGGGCGAAACCCAGTACACCCACTCCCAGGGGCTTTGGGAGCTCCGGGAGGCGCTGTGCGCCCATTATCTGGCCACCTATGGGGTGCACCTCAGCCCGGAGCAGTTCATCATCACCTCCGGCACCTCCCCGGCCATGCTCCTCATCTTCGCCGGGCTTCTGGATGCCGGGGACGAGGTCATCCTCACCGACCCGGCGTATGCCTGCTATCCCAATTTCCTGCGGCTGGTGGACGCCGTGCCCCATCGGGTGCCCGTCCGGGAAGAGGACGGCTTTTGCCTGCGGCCCGAAGATCTGCCCCGCCATCTCAGCCGGCGCACCAAGGCCATCATCATCAACTCCCCGGCCAATCCCACCGGCACCGTGCTCCCGCCTCAGACCCTGGCGGAGCTGGCCCGGCTGGAGCCGTACATCATTTCGGACGAGATCTACCACGGCCTGGTTTATGAAGGCAAAGAGCACTCCATCCTCGAGTTCACCGACCGGGCCTTTGTCATCAACGGCTTCTCCAAGCTCTACGCCATGACCGGCTGGCGGCTGGGCTATCTCATCGCGCCCCGGGACTTCATCCGGCCTCTGCAGCGCCTGATGCAGAACTTCTTCATCTCCGCCAATGCCTTTGTGCAGCGGGCCGGGATTGCCGCCCTCACCCAGGCGGGCCCGGAGGTGGCCCGCATGCGGGCGGTGTTCGATGAGCGCCGCCGCTTTCTGGTGGCGGGCCTGCGACGGTTAGGCTTCCGCATCCCGGTGGAGCCCACCGGCGCCTTTTATGTTTTTGTCAACGCCCGCCATCTCTCCTCCGACTCCTACGCCCTGGCCTTCGACATTCTGGAGCAGGCGGGGGTGGGGGTGACCCCCGGCATCGACTTCGGGCCCGGGGGAGAGGGCTTCCTCAGATTTTCCTACGCCAACTCCCTGGAGAACCTGGCGGAGGCCCTGCGCCGTCTGGAGGCGTATCTGGCCGCCCGCCCCGTCCGCACCGCCGGCCCCTGA
- the lexA gene encoding transcriptional repressor LexA, with the protein MAMKPLTERQRQVLAFVEEFCRLKGYPPTVREVAAHFGIQPRAAADHLEALKRKGYLHREPGRSRGLTLAGRGEGELAEVPILGRIAAGRPLFAAEHLEGTLPLPRTWVRDEEVFLLRITGESMAPLLQPGDLVLVRVQPRVASGEIAVVLIHDEATVKRVFEEAGGLVLKGDNPRFPPLRFSPDEAAELVHIIGKVTGVYRELR; encoded by the coding sequence ATGGCCATGAAGCCCTTAACCGAACGTCAGCGGCAGGTGTTGGCCTTTGTGGAGGAGTTCTGCCGGCTCAAGGGGTATCCCCCCACGGTGCGGGAGGTGGCGGCCCACTTCGGCATCCAGCCCCGGGCGGCGGCGGACCACCTGGAGGCCCTGAAACGCAAAGGCTACCTGCACCGGGAACCGGGCCGCTCCCGGGGCCTCACCCTGGCCGGCCGGGGAGAGGGCGAGCTGGCGGAGGTGCCCATCCTGGGACGCATCGCCGCCGGCCGGCCACTGTTCGCCGCCGAACACCTGGAGGGCACTTTGCCTCTGCCCCGGACCTGGGTGCGGGACGAAGAGGTCTTCCTCCTGCGCATCACCGGGGAGAGCATGGCCCCCCTCCTGCAACCCGGCGACCTGGTGCTGGTCAGGGTGCAACCCCGGGTGGCCTCGGGCGAAATCGCCGTGGTCCTCATCCACGACGAAGCCACCGTCAAACGCGTCTTCGAAGAAGCCGGCGGCCTCGTCCTCAAAGGCGACAACCCCCGCTTCCCCCCCTTACGCTTCTCCCCCGACGAGGCCGCCGAACTGGTCCACATCATCGGCAAAGTCACCGGCGTCTACCGGGAACTGCGATGA
- a CDS encoding MinD/ParA family protein, translated as MERARPRRWQPPRLCLSSGKGGVGKTSLAVNLAFALADQGIRVLLVDGDLGLANVDVLLGLSVTATIREVLAHDLDPRAALVQVTPGLAVLPAGSGVAELASLPPEDQAHLGRLLEGLGRDFQVVLVDTAAGLGPSVLWFNAWAHHNIVVVTPDPTSLTDAYALIKVLSRAHRRRRFLILTNQVEHEAEGQRTFATLSQVAARFLEVELDYLGSIPADPAVQQGVREQVPFVQAAPKSAAGRALASVGAHVLSAIGLWHPIVAEDREETGS; from the coding sequence ATGGAGCGAGCGAGACCACGCAGGTGGCAGCCGCCCCGCCTCTGCCTGAGCAGCGGTAAGGGCGGGGTGGGCAAGACCAGCCTGGCCGTCAATCTGGCCTTCGCCTTGGCGGACCAGGGGATCCGCGTCCTGTTGGTGGACGGCGATCTGGGTCTGGCCAATGTGGATGTGCTTTTGGGACTGAGCGTCACCGCCACCATCCGGGAGGTCCTGGCCCATGACCTGGACCCCCGGGCGGCCCTCGTTCAGGTGACCCCGGGGCTGGCGGTCCTGCCCGCGGGCTCCGGAGTGGCGGAGCTGGCCAGCCTGCCCCCTGAGGACCAGGCGCATCTGGGCCGCCTCCTGGAGGGGCTGGGGCGGGATTTCCAGGTGGTCCTGGTGGACACCGCCGCCGGCCTGGGGCCCTCGGTGCTGTGGTTCAATGCCTGGGCGCACCACAATATTGTGGTGGTGACGCCGGATCCCACCTCCCTCACCGACGCCTACGCCCTCATCAAGGTGCTGTCCCGCGCCCACCGCCGGCGCCGCTTCCTGATCCTCACCAACCAGGTGGAGCATGAAGCCGAAGGCCAGCGCACCTTCGCCACCCTTTCCCAGGTGGCCGCCCGCTTCCTGGAGGTGGAGCTGGATTATCTGGGGTCCATCCCCGCCGACCCGGCGGTGCAGCAGGGGGTGCGGGAGCAGGTCCCCTTTGTGCAGGCGGCCCCTAAATCCGCCGCCGGCCGGGCGCTCGCCTCCGTGGGTGCCCACGTGCTGAGCGCCATCGGCCTCTGGCATCCGATAGTGGCCGAGGACCGGGAGGAGACCGGCAGCTGA
- a CDS encoding OmpA family protein, protein MRLGCLALAAGLAVLLLLSGSGPAPAQKKVEDHPIIKPLPEVTKKDGVYRKFAAHKFRIKTEEGYQDKEIRGKYWEYSYYTTPEVSGLYILENYKAAALEKGGSLLYEAEERLVFTLPATDGGTLWVEVYRNGWDTHYRLHIIEEEPLKKVLTFGAAQIRHELETKGEVTLYGITFDFNQATLRPGSEPVLLEVAKVLAALPEMKVEIQGHTCDIGGRGYNLKLSQARAETVKNFLVQQGIAAERLEARGYGMDVPVASNDTEAGRAQNRRVVFKRL, encoded by the coding sequence ATGCGGCTTGGATGTCTTGCCCTCGCCGCCGGGCTGGCGGTTCTCCTGCTGCTTAGCGGCAGCGGCCCCGCGCCGGCCCAGAAAAAGGTGGAGGACCATCCCATCATCAAGCCTCTGCCGGAGGTGACGAAAAAAGACGGAGTCTACCGCAAATTTGCGGCCCACAAGTTCCGCATCAAGACGGAAGAAGGGTATCAGGACAAGGAGATCCGGGGAAAATACTGGGAATACAGCTATTATACCACCCCCGAGGTCTCCGGGCTGTATATCCTGGAGAACTACAAGGCCGCGGCCCTGGAGAAAGGCGGCAGTCTCCTGTATGAGGCGGAGGAGCGGCTGGTCTTCACCCTGCCTGCGACTGACGGCGGCACCCTCTGGGTGGAGGTCTATCGCAACGGCTGGGACACCCACTATCGCCTGCATATCATTGAAGAGGAGCCCCTGAAAAAGGTCCTCACCTTCGGGGCCGCCCAGATCCGGCACGAATTGGAGACCAAAGGGGAGGTGACCCTCTACGGCATCACCTTTGATTTCAACCAGGCCACCTTGCGGCCCGGCTCGGAGCCGGTGCTCCTGGAGGTGGCCAAAGTGCTTGCGGCCCTGCCGGAGATGAAGGTGGAGATCCAGGGCCACACCTGCGACATCGGCGGCCGGGGCTACAATCTCAAGCTCTCCCAGGCCCGGGCCGAAACAGTGAAAAATTTCCTGGTGCAGCAAGGGATTGCGGCGGAAAGGCTGGAGGCCCGGGGCTACGGCATGGATGTCCCCGTGGCCTCCAACGACACCGAGGCCGGCCGGGCTCAGAACCGGCGGGTGGTATTCAAGCGCCTGTGA